One Oncorhynchus clarkii lewisi isolate Uvic-CL-2024 chromosome 32, UVic_Ocla_1.0, whole genome shotgun sequence DNA window includes the following coding sequences:
- the LOC139391662 gene encoding trophoblast glycoprotein-like, whose amino-acid sequence MLDLVLRMVFCALLCSISARASGCPLRCECSEAAHTVKCVSKDLRSVPPGIPGYTRNLFITGNQISRIGPESFKGLDNITTLSLSNNRITEVESQTFSGLRSLRSLDLSSNQLAVINPEAFTVPGHTLRELNLSRALYNHSSLMNLAMSLRWSTLVELRTLDLSGNRLIYLPSHTFSYLGGLRRLILANNSLVALYNGTFSGLDSLEQLDLTLNALRTVQEEGLAELASLPPGVRLLLGENPWTCICGMEPFTAWLNSSQGHVGDAEGLVCAFPSDMRNTSLLRLAAGHAGGDGVALGCHRVGEGADLALQTSYVFLGIVLGFVGLVFLLVLYLNRQGIKKRINDMREACTEVLEGYHYRYEHDADPRLSQVSTTADI is encoded by the exons ATGCTGGATTTGGTTCTACGGATGGTTTTCTGTGCGCTGCTCTGTTCTATTTCTGCGCGCGCATCCGGGTGCCCTCTTCGTTGCGAATGCTCGGAAGCTGCTCACACGGTGAAGTGTGTTTCCAAAGACTTGCGGAGTGTCCCGCCTGGGATACCAGGGTACACGAGGAATCTGTTCATAACTGGAAACCAGATCAGCAGAATTGGACCGGAATCGTTCAAAGGGCTGGACAATATAACAACGCTGTCACTGAGTAACAATAG GATAACAGAGGTAGAGTCTCAGACTTTCTCTGGGCTGCGTTCCCTCCGCTCTCTGGACCTGAGCTCCAACCAGCTGGCTGTCATCAACCCAGAGGCCTTCACTGTTCCGGGCCACACTCTCAGGGAGCTCAACCTCAGCCGAGCTCTCTACAACCACTCCTCTCTCATGAACCTGGCAATGTCTCTTCGCTGGTCCACCCTGGTTGAGCTCCGGACCCTGGACCTGTCAGGGAACAGGCTAATCTACCTGCCCTCTCACACCTTCTCCTACCTGGGGGGCCTGCGGAGGCTCATCCTGGCCAACAACTCCCTGGTGGCCCTCTACAATGGCACCTTCTCTGGGCTggactctctggagcagctggATCTGACCCTTAACGCTCTGCGGACTGTCCAGGAGGAGGGCCTGGCTGAGCTGGCCTCTCTGCCCCCCGGGGTGAGACTCCTTCTAGGGGAGAACCCCTGGACCTGTATCTGTGGCATGGAGCCCTTCACTGCCTGGCTCAACTCCTCCCAGGGACATGTGGGAGACGCAGAGGGCCTGGTGTGTGCCTTCCCCTCAGACATGAGAAACACCTCTCTGCTGAGGTTGGCGGCTGGACACGCTGGGGGGGACGGGGTGGCGCTGGGATGCCACAGGGTGGGTGAGGGGGCGGACCTGGCCCTCCAGACTTCCTACGTGTTCCTTGGGATCGTCCTGGGCTTCGTGGGACTCGTCTTCCTCTTGGTCCTCTACCTCAACCGGCAGGGCATCAAGAAGAGGATCAATGACATGCGGGAAGCGTGCACGGAGGTGTTGGAGGGATACCACTACCGCTACGAGCACGACGCCGACCCCAGGCTCTCACAGGTCTCCACCACAGCAGACATTTGA